Below is a window of Mycobacterium dioxanotrophicus DNA.
CATCGTCAACACCAGTTCGTTCGCGTTCCTCGGCGACTACGGCGGCTCGGGCTACCCGGCAGGCAAGGGTGCGGTCAACGGTCTCACGCTGGCGATCGCGGCCGAACTCAAGGAGCACGGGGTGCGCGCCAACGTGGTGTGCCCCGGCGCGCGCACCCGGCTGTCCACGGGCCCCGACTACGAGCAGCACATCGCCGAGCTCAACCTCCGCGGCCTGCTCGACGACGTCAGCATGCAGGGTGCGCTCGACGCGGCCTCGCCGGACTACGTCGCGCCGACTTACGGCTACCTGGTCAGCGACGCTGCGCGCAACGTGACCGGCCGGATCTTCATCGCCGCGGGCGGTTTCGTCGGTGAATTCGCGCGCCCCACACCCGGATTCATCGCCTACCGGGACCACCACTCGTCACCGCCGTGGACCGTCGACGAATTGGCGCAGCTGATCGGCTGAGACGGTCAGGGGGTCGCTCACTATGCTCGGGGCATGGCGACCGTCTTCACCAAGATCATCAACGGCGAACTACCGGGCCGATTCGTCTATCAGGACGACGAGATCGTCGCGTTCCTGACGATCGCCCCGATGACCCAGGGCCACACGCTCGTGGTGCCCCGCGCCGAGATCGACAACTGGCAGGATGTCGAGCCCGCCGTTTTCGCGCGCGTGATGGAGGTGTCCCAGCTGATCGGCAAGGCCGTGTGCAAGGCCTTCGGCGCGGAGCGCGCCGGTGTGATCATCGCCGGGCTTGAGGTTCCGCACCTGCACGTGCACGTCTTCCCCGCCTACAACCTGTCCGACTTCGGGTTCGCCCACGTCGACAACAACCCGTCGGCGGAATCCCTCGACGAGGCCCAGGCGAAGATCACAGCCGCGCTGGCAGATCTGCAATCCGCGGCAGGCTGACGGTAAAGCGGCAGCCCTGGCCCGGGGCGGTGACCACGCGCACCGTCCCGCCATGGGCGTACACCAATGAATCGACGATCGACAGGCCCAGTCCGGTACCGCCACTGGCCCGAGTGCGTGAGACGTCGGCACGGTAGAACCGCTCGAAGACCCGTCGCGCATCTTCCTGGCTCATGCCGGGACCTTCGTCGCACACCTCGAGCACCGCGTTGTCCCCGTCGGTACCCACCCGCACCGTGATGCCGGCGGTCTCCGGCGTGTGCTGCAGCGCGTTGGCCACCAGGTTTCCCAATACCTGCCGCAAGCGGGCGTCGTCACCGAGCACTTCCGGTGTTCCCGGCCCGTCGAACACTTCCATGGACACCGTGCGCTCGGGTGCGATGGATTGCGCGTCGTGCACAGCGTCGGTGGCCAACGTCAGCAGGTCGACCCGGCGGCGTTCCAGCGGGCGTTGGGCGTCCAGGCGCGCCAGCAGCAACAGGTCCTCGACGAGCAGGCCCATGCGCCGCGACTCACTTTCGATGCGGCCCATCAACATCTCGGTGTCGCGGGCCGCGCCCTGCCGGTACAACTCGGCGAAACCGCGGATGGTGGTCAGCGGTGTGCGCAGCTCGTGGCTGGCGTCTGTGATGAACCGTCGCATGCGCTCCTCGGAACTGCGGGCCTGCTCCGCCGA
It encodes the following:
- a CDS encoding SDR family NAD(P)-dependent oxidoreductase; this encodes MVVGGTRGIGLAVAELLGSLGAGVVVSGRDAAAAESAAERVSGVAHAGSPSDPAVAAALIDRCVSEFGSIDILVNCAGTAEPVGSSILNVTSTQFRDLLDAHLVTVFETCRAAAPRMVAQGGGAIVNTSSFAFLGDYGGSGYPAGKGAVNGLTLAIAAELKEHGVRANVVCPGARTRLSTGPDYEQHIAELNLRGLLDDVSMQGALDAASPDYVAPTYGYLVSDAARNVTGRIFIAAGGFVGEFARPTPGFIAYRDHHSSPPWTVDELAQLIG
- a CDS encoding HIT family protein, translating into MATVFTKIINGELPGRFVYQDDEIVAFLTIAPMTQGHTLVVPRAEIDNWQDVEPAVFARVMEVSQLIGKAVCKAFGAERAGVIIAGLEVPHLHVHVFPAYNLSDFGFAHVDNNPSAESLDEAQAKITAALADLQSAAG